The Pongo pygmaeus isolate AG05252 chromosome 18, NHGRI_mPonPyg2-v2.0_pri, whole genome shotgun sequence DNA window TTGTCTCTGGAGGCCTGGAGAGTTTCTTCAGACCTGCaataaacttgtttaatcctaaacggGTCCTATTAAGAATTCCTTCGTTATCTTGTCGCGCTTCAAGGCCCAAGAGAGGCCTGGGCACAACTCTTGGTGGGCTtgtgttacattccagcctttgaaGAAGGGCATTGGCTTTTCTTctttagagtcttgctctgtcacccaggctggagtgcagtgatgtgatctcagctcactgcaacctccgcctcctgggttcaagtgattctcctgtctcagcctcccgagtagctgggattataggtgcctgccaccccgcccggctaatttttttttttttttgtatttttagtagaaatggggtttcactaaattggcgaggctggtctcgaactcctgaccttaggtgatccacctgcctgggcctcccaaagtgctgggattacaggtataagacACCGCTCCTGGACAGCTTTttaagcttttaatatttaactaacCACTCTGCACTGAAATAATTGTTATGGAGGCCTgcgttagtgagacctggcctgccacactcTCACATCTGTGGGGCAGGTACAGGAGCCCCAAGGGCCAAAGAGGCACACGTCGGGCCTCTGGGTGCACCTCAGCCTGGGGGCCAGGACGTGGGGCAGAGTGCAGCCAGGGTTCTGACTCCTGGGGTGGAAGGGAGACTCCCAGGGCATCATGTCTCTACCCAAGTCTGGGGGATGAgcccctttttctcttcttagacCCAGTCCCAAGACCCAAGCCAAGGGTGACCCTTCACACTGGCCCAGGCCTCCGCAGGCACCTTGGCTGAGGCTCCCCAAGTATGAGTGGTAAATCCTTGCCTCCAGCCTCTGCACAGAGGAGCCCAGCACAGACGCCCCCAGCACAGAGTCCCTCAGTACAGAGCCCCCAGCGCAGATACCCCCCGTAGCACAGAGCCCCCAGTACAGAGACCCACAGCACAGAATAGCCCCCCAGCACAGGGATCTCCCCAGCACAGGGCCCCCCCCCAGCACAGGGCCCCCCAGCACAGGGATCTCTCCAGCACAGAGCCCCCCCAGCACAGGGCCCCCCAGCACAGGGATCCCCCCAGCACAGGGCCCCCAGCACAGGGATGCCCCCGCACAGGGATGCCCCCAGCACAGGGCCCGCAGCACAGGGATGCCCCCAGCACAGGGACCCCCCAGTACAGGGATCCCCCCAGCACAGAGACCTCCAGCACAGGGATCCCCCAGCACAGGGATCCCCCCAGCACAGGGCCCCCCAGCACAGGGATGCCCCCAGCACAGGGCCCGCAGCACAGAGCCCCCCAGCCAGGCACAGGGACCCCCCCAGTACAGGGATCCCCCCAGCACAGAGACCTCCAGCACAGAGATGCCCCCAGCACAGGGACCCCCAGCACAGGTTCTCCTCCAGCGCCTGTCAAAGGTGGGCCCTGGGGCTCCGAGGACCCTGCTCGCACATCGCCGCTGACCCCGCAGGGCCCTTGGGTCCTCGCCGCCAGCAGTCTGAGTGCGGTGCCCCGAGACTCACCTAGCCTCCAGGCAGCAACGGCCTTCCCGGGCAACAGGGCGCctcgtccgccttggcctccggcCGCCGGGGGCTGGGGCGGGGTTGCTGCCGGCTCCGCCCCCGCCTGCCAGTTTCCCAAAGGGCCCAAGCACCGTCTGCGCCGCGTGTCCGGGGTTAGCCAGAGCCCGTGCGGGCCCTTTAAGGGCCGGGGGCGTGTAGCGGGCCCGCCCCCTCCCCGCAGCGCCCGCCGTCCGTTAAGTGCGAGCCCGGGCGCAGGGGCCGGATCTGGCCCGGGGCCGGCGGCGGTGTGGGAGCGGCGCGTCATGTACACCATCACCAAGGGGCCCAGCAAGCTGGTCGCGCAGCGCCGCACAGGTGCGCACAGGCCGGGGAACGGGGACCGGGGACGGGGacggggcggggcgcggcggcGGCTGACCGCCCTCCGGTGCCCGCAGGTCCCACGCAGCAGCAGGTGGAGGGCCGGCTCGGCGAGCTCCTGAAATGCCGGCAGCCCGCGCCGCCGACCTCGCAGCCCCCGCGGGCGCAGCCCTTCGCGCAGCCGCCGGGACCCTGGCCCCTGTCGAGGTGAGACGCGCGCggccccggcccggcccggcccggcttCCCCTCCCCCGCCGGCCGCCCTAGAGCGGAGGGTGACCTTGGGGAAATGTGAGCGAGGTCCGGCCACGTGCTGCAGGCGGGGCGGGCGCTCCGGGCGCGGGGGGTGCGCGGGTCCTGCCCACTACGCGCCCGCGGGCCTGCGCCTCGCACTTCCGCCTCACCTGGCCGGGCCGGGGCCCCCAGCGGGGAGAGAGCCGGCCAGTTCCTGGGTCGCAGGGGCCTCCAGCGGCCGAGGTCGGCGCTTCGGGCGACGTTGGGCTCCTCCTGGCACCCTGACGTGCAGCAGGCCCAGGCCACGGTTCGCGGAGAGCGTCGGGCGCTAGTCCTCAAGGTCTCCCGGCTCTGCCCTTGCAGAGCTCAGTGGGGGAGACGTGCGTGCGCTTCCCTCGGGCAGGGCCGCTGCCCTCCTCTGCCCTTCACCCCAGACACCCTGGGGCAGTGGGGCCTCCTCTCCTCCGGTTGCTTCTGCTTTTCCTAACCCAGTGCCCTCCCGAGACCACAGGAGACTCAGTCTGGCCACTGTGGCCTCCCCGTGACCATGACCCAGAGTTTGGACAGCCCTGCAGGGCTGGACGTTTGGCTTTGGCTCAGTTCCTCCACCGTTCCCTTCATTTATCCTGTGCATCTCCCAGGCCTGTGGATTTTGCTGTGGCCCCAAGCCGGCCCGAAGGCTCTTGGAGAGGTGGTAGGGTCATGGCCTGAGGCGGTGCTGGGGAGGAGAGCTCgggccaggagttcagggcaGCTACAGGTGGGGGGGTGCCGAGCCACCCTCAGCCTGCTCCCTGCCTACCTCTCAGACAGGTGTGGAGGCCTGTGGGGACAGGTGTGGAGGCTCCAGCGGGGCGGGGGCTCTCTGGGGCTCCATCCCAGTGAGGTAAGTGCCCTCGACCAGAGGCGCCTTCTGGCGGGAGGTGAGTGGGCCCCGAGGTGCTTCCAGCATCCCAGCTCTGCTGGGACGCTCCGCGGACATCACCCTTGGTCCTTGTGGCCGCTCTACCTCCCAGgggaggaaaccgaggcacacCTGTAGCCACCACCTGGTCCCCAGGCAGGGAGCATGAGGCTGGAGTGGCCCAGGGTGATGCCGTCTCTCTTAACCGGGGGAAAccaccttccttctctctccaagACCCCACTGCTAGGGAGGGCAGGGGCAAGGCTGTGGCACAGTTGGGGGAGTTAGGGAAGAAGATGGAAATGCTTCCCAGAGTTCTCCATGGGACCCCAAGGGTCCCAGTGGGCAACACCAGGCCTACTGGctgttgtctgtttttttgttttttttttgggagatggagtctcgctctgtcgcccaggctggagtgcagtggcgcgatctcagctcactgcaacctctgcctcccgggtcctgcgtcagcctcttcagtagctgggactacaggcgcatgccaccatgcccggctaattttgtatttttgtatttcaccacgttggccggatgggctcgatctcctgacttcatgatccacccgcctcagctcccgaaagtgctgggattacaggtgtgagccaccgcgcccggcctgttctcTTAAAGTCCCCATGTGAGGTCCTCTGTCAGCCAGTGGGACCTGTGGGAGTTGAGTGGGCTTCACCCTATGTGCAGCGGGGCtggaggagccctgggcagggCAGGATGTGTGCTGCCCTCTCCTCCCTGGGGTCACCCACCTTCCCACCCCCAGGCCCCAGCGCTGGGAGCTTCTGGCAGCAGTGGGATCTCTGCATGAAGCCCCCATCCTGCTCCTGCACCTTCTTGGGGCAACCACCttccctctgtttctttttttttgaaatggagttttgctctgttgcccaggctggagtgcgatggcaggatctcggctcaccgcaacctccgcctcccaggttcaagcgattctcctgcctcagcctccctagtagctgggattacaggcgtgcactgccacacctagctaatcttgtgtttttagtagagtcagtgtttctccatgttggtcaggctggtctccaactccctaCCTCCAGTGAtgtgtccacctcggcctcccaaagtgctgggattacaggtgtgaaccaccgtgcttggccaacCACCTTCCCTCTgaac harbors:
- the LOC129016034 gene encoding LOW QUALITY PROTEIN: delta-like protein 3 (The sequence of the model RefSeq protein was modified relative to this genomic sequence to represent the inferred CDS: deleted 2 bases in 1 codon), with the translated sequence VSGHRTQTAGGEDPRALRGQRRCASRVLGAPGPTFDRRWRRTCAGGPCAGGISVLEVSVLGGSLYWGGPCAWLGGSVLRALCWGHPCAGGPCAGGPCAGGSLCWRSLCWGDPCTGGSLCWGHPCAAGPVLGASLCGGIPVLGALCWGDPCAGGPCAGGALCWRDPCAGGPCAGGGPCAGEIPVLGGYSVLWVSVLGALCYGGYLRWGLYVRVWQARSH